In one window of Methanoculleus chikugoensis DNA:
- a CDS encoding desulfoferrodoxin FeS4 iron-binding domain-containing protein, with product MVNVSAKGEIYHCEICGNVVQVMEAGGGELICCGEPMVLEE from the coding sequence ATGGTGAATGTATCGGCAAAAGGAGAGATCTACCACTGCGAGATCTGCGGAAACGTGGTCCAGGTAATGGAGGCCGGCGGCGGCGAACTGATCTGTTGCGGCGAACCGATGGTGCTCGAGGAGTGA
- a CDS encoding peroxiredoxin, protein MEPAGLLQMPVIGEKAPEFDALTTHGRLKLSDLKGKWVILFSHPADFTPVCTTEFMAFAGIADELKGLNVQLVGLSIDSVHSHLAWVRNIKEKMGVEIPFPIIADLDMKVAKTYGMLHPGQSTTSTIRTVFFIDDKGVMRAMLYYPMSNGRSMPEILRITKALQTSDAHGVATPANWQPGEKVIVPAPTTPEGIEKRMQEGYECKDWYLCFKNL, encoded by the coding sequence ATGGAACCTGCAGGGCTACTCCAGATGCCGGTCATCGGCGAGAAAGCACCGGAATTCGACGCGCTGACCACTCACGGACGCCTGAAACTCTCGGACCTCAAGGGAAAGTGGGTCATCCTCTTCTCCCACCCGGCCGACTTCACGCCGGTCTGCACCACGGAGTTCATGGCGTTCGCCGGGATCGCCGATGAACTCAAAGGACTGAACGTCCAGCTCGTCGGCCTCTCGATCGACAGCGTCCACTCGCACCTTGCGTGGGTTCGAAACATCAAGGAGAAGATGGGCGTCGAGATCCCGTTCCCGATCATCGCCGACCTCGACATGAAGGTCGCCAAGACCTACGGGATGCTCCACCCCGGGCAGAGCACCACCTCGACGATCAGGACGGTCTTCTTCATCGACGACAAGGGCGTCATGCGTGCCATGCTCTACTACCCGATGTCCAACGGCCGCTCCATGCCCGAGATCCTCAGGATCACGAAGGCCCTCCAGACCTCGGACGCGCACGGCGTCGCGACGCCGGCGAACTGGCAGCCCGGCGAGAAGGTCATCGTCCCGGCGCCGACGACCCCCGAGGGGATCGAGAAGCGGATGCAGGAAGGCTACGAGTGCAAAGACTGGTACCTCTGCTTCAAGAACCTCTAA
- a CDS encoding flavodoxin family protein, translated as MTIDVLAFATSPRRHGNSETLLDWVLAAMAEEGAATEKIAVTEVDIRPCRGCNVCETLNRCVQRDYMDYVYDRIVAADCIVLAAPIYCMGLPAQAKALVDRAQVFRSRKYVLHLPVAPPERKGKRVGIFLSTAGQNWNYVFDAAIPSVKCFFNVADVRNKDLRYLMVNGVDEKGAIERHPTAKADAEALAREVAAHLREVGVA; from the coding sequence ATGACCATCGACGTCCTCGCGTTTGCGACCTCGCCCCGCCGTCACGGCAACTCCGAGACCCTCCTCGACTGGGTGCTCGCGGCGATGGCGGAGGAGGGGGCCGCGACCGAGAAGATCGCCGTCACCGAGGTTGATATCAGGCCCTGCCGCGGGTGCAATGTCTGCGAGACGCTCAACCGGTGCGTCCAGCGGGACTACATGGACTACGTCTACGACCGGATCGTCGCGGCCGACTGCATCGTCCTCGCCGCCCCGATCTACTGCATGGGGCTCCCGGCACAGGCGAAGGCGCTGGTCGACCGGGCGCAGGTCTTCCGGTCCCGGAAGTACGTCCTCCATCTCCCGGTCGCCCCGCCCGAGCGGAAGGGGAAGCGGGTCGGGATCTTCCTCTCGACCGCCGGGCAGAACTGGAACTACGTCTTCGACGCGGCGATCCCGTCGGTGAAGTGCTTCTTTAACGTCGCCGATGTCCGGAATAAGGACCTCCGGTACCTGATGGTGAACGGGGTCGACGAGAAGGGCGCGATCGAGCGCCACCCGACCGCGAAGGCCGACGCGGAGGCTCTCGCCCGGGAGGTCGCCGCGCACCTGCGGGAGGTCGGGGTGGCATGA
- a CDS encoding flavodoxin family protein, protein MTVKVLGISGSPRRHGNTETLLDAVIEGAREAGADVEKIVLRPLDYASCRGCNACHKTGVCIIKDDLTGVFEKIGDADVLVLASPIYSMGITAEAKGLIDRAQYLWARKFILKNLHYAPDRLRRHKGIFVSTAGLGWENVFDAAFPAITAFFNTTGFEYWDNVIANDLDRYGGIAGHPTALTEARKKGRDVVNLLAGLQDAEA, encoded by the coding sequence ATGACCGTAAAAGTCCTCGGTATCTCCGGCAGCCCCCGGCGGCACGGAAACACCGAGACGCTGCTCGATGCCGTGATCGAGGGCGCCCGGGAAGCGGGGGCCGATGTGGAGAAGATCGTTCTGCGGCCGCTCGACTACGCCTCGTGCCGGGGGTGCAACGCCTGCCACAAGACAGGTGTCTGCATCATCAAAGACGACCTCACAGGGGTTTTTGAGAAGATCGGCGACGCCGACGTCCTTGTCCTTGCTTCCCCCATCTACTCGATGGGGATCACGGCGGAGGCGAAGGGGCTGATCGACCGCGCGCAGTACCTCTGGGCGCGCAAGTTCATCCTGAAGAATCTCCACTACGCTCCCGACCGCCTCCGCCGCCACAAGGGGATATTCGTCTCGACCGCGGGGCTCGGGTGGGAGAACGTCTTCGACGCGGCGTTCCCGGCGATCACCGCCTTCTTCAACACCACCGGGTTCGAGTACTGGGACAACGTCATCGCCAACGATCTCGACCGCTACGGGGGGATCGCGGGGCATCCGACAGCACTCACGGAAGCACGGAAGAAAGGGCGGGACGTGGTCAACCTTCTCGCCGGCCTGCAAGACGCAGAGGCCTGA
- a CDS encoding cation diffusion facilitator family transporter produces the protein MRGAAGGTAGEREDQEDSSATGRKVQRVFLLVLVLNLAVAVAKAVFGLLAGSVSMVADAIHSGFDSFSNVVGIIALYFAGKPPDPEHPYGHGKIETLGTLAIGAMLLLTAGGILYEGYRRLIVPVVPEITPVTVVVMVGTLAINLAVSTYERRKGEEYQSQILVADSQHTKSDVFVSIAVLGGFLAVRLGFPAADPVIALAIGLLIARMGIGILYEAAQVLTDAMNLPCDPALIRAVVTDTPGVAGYHEFRCRGKPGEIFADIHITVEAALPVPRAHAISDEVERRLKEAVPGLVEVVVHIEPDGSL, from the coding sequence GTGAGGGGGGCGGCGGGCGGAACGGCCGGAGAACGAGAAGACCAGGAGGATTCAAGTGCGACGGGCCGGAAGGTGCAGCGGGTCTTTCTCCTCGTCCTCGTGCTGAACCTCGCCGTCGCGGTCGCAAAAGCGGTCTTCGGCCTCCTCGCCGGGTCGGTGAGCATGGTGGCCGACGCCATCCACTCGGGGTTCGACTCCTTCTCGAACGTCGTCGGCATAATCGCCCTCTACTTCGCCGGGAAACCCCCCGACCCCGAACACCCCTACGGCCACGGCAAGATCGAGACGCTCGGGACCCTGGCCATCGGGGCGATGCTCCTCCTGACCGCAGGAGGGATCCTCTACGAGGGGTACAGGCGGCTCATCGTCCCGGTCGTCCCCGAGATCACCCCTGTCACTGTCGTGGTCATGGTCGGAACGCTCGCCATCAACCTCGCCGTATCCACCTATGAACGGAGGAAGGGGGAGGAGTACCAAAGCCAGATCCTGGTCGCCGACTCCCAGCACACGAAAAGCGACGTCTTCGTCTCGATCGCCGTCCTCGGGGGGTTCCTCGCCGTCAGACTCGGGTTTCCGGCGGCCGATCCGGTCATCGCACTCGCCATCGGCCTCCTCATTGCAAGGATGGGGATCGGGATCCTCTACGAAGCCGCGCAGGTCCTCACCGATGCGATGAACCTCCCCTGTGACCCGGCACTCATCCGGGCGGTGGTGACGGACACCCCCGGTGTGGCCGGGTACCACGAGTTCCGGTGCCGGGGGAAACCCGGCGAGATCTTCGCCGACATCCACATCACCGTCGAGGCGGCCCTCCCGGTCCCCCGTGCCCACGCGATCTCCGACGAGGTGGAGCGGCGGCTCAAAGAGGCGGTGCCGGGGCTCGTGGAGGTCGTGGTCCATATCGAACCCGACGGCTCATTGTAA
- a CDS encoding PAS domain S-box protein — protein sequence MTPAKPPERLHGAQPDYRILEGMEDAVLVLDEDARIVWANTASRRVLGVHEGETRRAGAVSELADKVLAAPGNGTLEFECRLKSPGGEERGYRCSGWRTPSGKNWVLRLREAPGTGDYEAIVEYTGTATILIEENGTISVANTEFERLSGYPRAEIVGIKRLTDFVASEDERRRLKEYHALRRNDPATAPKNYAISFVDRSGNTHAVEVTIGLIPGTARSVMSLLDVTERNRAEQALRVSEERLHLALSAADDGLVDWDVGTGTAYYSTRSFTMLGYDPGAFVPTTPTILALVHPDDRDGVEAALTGMAAGVRDRCEMEFRMKSASGEWVYVLDRLRVVEHDARGMPLRIVGAHSDITERKEAERELLIGKMAVESSFAAIAIADLDGNITHVNPALLALGGLTDPAEVLGRHLTEFWVDPAKVERVLATFSGRGRCNGQLVGRKADGTEFTAHITANLLKDDSGNPICIMATAVDISKDMRMAQALRESEERYRTLTEFAPDGIFLVGTDGEVLFVNSAGSRLVDADPESLRGKNIRELFPPDLVDGWLPALRAVAESPGKIFTAEGQIPGDGGGIWLETRLIPMVEPDGTARSLLGIGRDITERKRAEEQLRFQAQVLSQVEDAVIAADTDERLTYMNRAAERLYAVPSGEALGRPIPELFTTEWLRPDDEEAAKNALRSSGTWRGVVSHRKRDGEVISVDETLSTLTDDSGQVTGTLYSLRDVTGQRRAELELWIKDMAIASALEGISLSDYDGKIIYANRASLAIHGWEEEEIVGQHVSVLWGDLGEMNQIREELVRNGAWSGEVKSRRKDGSTFPMQLVLSVVTDEAGRRICTMGSGIDITERKQAEQELRIRDMAIASSLSAFTVADLDGRLIYVNRAFLSMWGYDSPTEVIGKRVTELWQNEEEARNTFENVVRTGRHIGERIGRRRDKTTFYAMFSGSLVRDGDGVPLCITASLTDITGQKQAEANIQAHNRELSVLNRIIGVSTSATDLEEALGRVLAAVLSLLDLSGGGIYLIEPGRERARLVCVQGLPEGFPSQPCIPDITARPYVEVLVAGNPLFFDDHPDLRYPGEEEGTLHQSASIPITAHGRVIGALNVVSGNGNQFTDADRSLLTAIGREIGTSVERTLLIRQLETAEQEANLYLDILSHDIRNAENVSGLYTDLLVDMLEGEGRDYAQKLQNSIRKSVEILRNVSTIRRIHKESAVLAPVDLEGVIRNEIGIFSGSRIHYGGTNLSVMADALLPEVFTNLIGNSIKFGGPEVEITIRVEESDGEVRVSVEDTGPGIPDGMKDAVFMRFGQSRSRKSGQGLGLYITRMLVSRYGGRIRVGDRVPGRPECGAAFRFTLKKA from the coding sequence GTGACCCCCGCCAAGCCTCCGGAGCGCCTGCACGGCGCGCAGCCGGATTACCGGATACTGGAGGGCATGGAAGACGCTGTCCTGGTGCTCGATGAGGACGCCCGCATAGTCTGGGCGAACACGGCCTCCCGGAGGGTGCTCGGCGTGCATGAGGGAGAAACCCGGCGGGCGGGGGCGGTGAGCGAACTTGCCGATAAGGTTCTTGCGGCACCCGGAAACGGGACTCTGGAGTTCGAGTGCCGGCTCAAGAGCCCGGGCGGTGAAGAACGGGGGTACCGCTGCTCGGGGTGGAGAACGCCGTCCGGGAAGAACTGGGTGCTCCGGCTCCGGGAAGCCCCGGGCACCGGGGATTACGAGGCGATCGTCGAGTACACCGGGACGGCAACGATCCTCATCGAGGAGAACGGCACCATATCGGTGGCGAACACGGAGTTCGAGCGGCTCTCCGGGTACCCGCGCGCCGAGATCGTCGGGATAAAGCGGCTGACCGATTTCGTAGCATCCGAAGACGAACGCCGTCGGCTGAAGGAGTACCATGCCCTCCGGCGAAACGATCCTGCAACCGCACCGAAGAACTATGCCATCTCATTTGTCGACCGTTCCGGCAACACCCACGCCGTCGAGGTCACCATCGGCCTGATCCCGGGAACCGCCCGTTCCGTGATGTCGCTCCTCGACGTGACCGAGCGGAACCGCGCGGAGCAGGCGCTCCGGGTGAGCGAAGAACGGCTGCACCTGGCACTCTCGGCGGCAGACGACGGGCTGGTCGACTGGGACGTCGGCACCGGCACGGCCTACTACAGCACCCGGAGTTTCACGATGCTCGGCTACGATCCGGGAGCGTTCGTGCCCACGACCCCTACGATCCTCGCACTCGTCCACCCGGACGACCGCGACGGCGTCGAGGCAGCCCTCACCGGGATGGCCGCAGGAGTTCGCGATCGCTGCGAGATGGAGTTCCGGATGAAGTCCGCATCGGGAGAATGGGTCTACGTGCTCGACCGGCTCCGGGTGGTCGAGCACGATGCCCGCGGAATGCCGCTCCGGATCGTGGGGGCGCATTCCGATATCACGGAGAGGAAGGAGGCGGAGCGAGAACTCCTGATTGGGAAGATGGCGGTGGAGTCGTCGTTTGCCGCGATCGCCATCGCCGACCTCGACGGCAACATCACGCACGTCAACCCGGCCCTGCTCGCGCTGGGCGGGCTGACCGACCCCGCAGAGGTTCTCGGACGGCATCTCACGGAGTTCTGGGTGGACCCGGCGAAGGTCGAGAGGGTGCTTGCGACGTTTTCGGGGCGCGGCAGGTGCAACGGGCAACTGGTCGGCAGAAAGGCCGATGGGACGGAATTTACTGCTCATATCACCGCGAATCTCCTCAAGGACGACTCCGGAAACCCGATCTGCATCATGGCCACCGCCGTCGATATCAGCAAGGATATGCGCATGGCGCAGGCGCTCCGGGAGAGCGAGGAGCGCTACCGGACGCTTACCGAGTTTGCACCGGACGGCATCTTCCTCGTAGGCACGGACGGCGAGGTCCTCTTCGTGAACAGTGCCGGCAGCCGCCTGGTCGACGCAGATCCGGAGAGCCTGCGGGGAAAGAACATCAGGGAATTGTTCCCGCCGGATCTCGTTGATGGATGGCTTCCGGCGCTCCGGGCCGTAGCGGAGTCTCCAGGGAAGATCTTCACCGCGGAGGGACAGATTCCCGGTGACGGCGGGGGGATATGGCTTGAGACGCGCCTCATCCCGATGGTTGAACCCGACGGCACCGCCCGGAGCCTGCTCGGGATCGGCCGCGACATCACCGAACGAAAACGGGCGGAAGAGCAGCTCCGGTTCCAGGCCCAGGTGCTCTCGCAGGTGGAGGACGCCGTGATCGCAGCCGATACGGATGAGAGGCTCACCTACATGAACCGGGCGGCAGAGCGGCTCTACGCCGTCCCTTCCGGTGAGGCTCTCGGCCGGCCGATCCCGGAACTCTTCACCACCGAGTGGCTCCGCCCGGACGACGAAGAGGCGGCGAAGAATGCCCTCCGCTCATCCGGAACCTGGCGCGGTGTCGTCAGTCACCGGAAGAGGGATGGAGAGGTTATATCCGTCGACGAGACGCTCAGCACGTTAACCGACGATTCCGGGCAGGTTACCGGGACGCTCTACTCCCTCCGCGACGTGACCGGGCAGCGACGTGCCGAACTCGAACTCTGGATCAAGGATATGGCGATAGCCTCGGCACTCGAAGGCATCTCGCTTTCCGACTACGACGGGAAGATCATCTACGCCAACCGCGCCTCTCTCGCCATACACGGATGGGAGGAGGAGGAGATCGTCGGGCAGCATGTCTCGGTGCTCTGGGGGGACCTGGGGGAGATGAATCAGATCCGAGAGGAACTCGTCCGAAACGGCGCCTGGTCGGGCGAGGTGAAATCGCGACGAAAAGACGGCTCAACCTTCCCCATGCAGCTCGTCCTCTCCGTCGTCACCGACGAAGCGGGCAGGCGGATCTGCACGATGGGATCGGGGATCGACATCACCGAACGCAAGCAGGCCGAGCAGGAACTCCGGATCAGGGATATGGCGATAGCGTCTTCATTGAGCGCGTTCACCGTCGCCGATCTCGACGGCCGCCTGATCTATGTCAACCGGGCGTTTCTCTCCATGTGGGGCTACGACTCCCCGACCGAGGTGATCGGGAAGCGGGTCACGGAACTCTGGCAGAACGAGGAAGAGGCCCGGAACACGTTTGAGAACGTCGTCCGCACCGGCAGGCACATCGGAGAGCGGATCGGCAGAAGGCGGGATAAAACGACGTTTTATGCCATGTTCTCCGGAAGCCTGGTCAGGGACGGCGACGGAGTCCCTCTCTGCATCACGGCTTCGCTCACCGACATCACCGGCCAGAAACAGGCCGAGGCGAACATCCAGGCCCACAATCGCGAGCTCTCGGTCTTAAACCGGATCATCGGGGTATCGACGTCCGCGACGGATCTCGAGGAGGCGCTGGGACGGGTCCTCGCGGCAGTCCTCTCCCTCCTCGATCTCTCCGGCGGCGGCATCTACCTGATCGAGCCGGGGAGGGAGAGAGCGCGACTCGTCTGCGTGCAGGGTCTCCCCGAAGGCTTTCCTTCACAGCCGTGCATCCCCGACATCACCGCGCGGCCCTACGTGGAGGTGCTGGTGGCAGGAAACCCCCTCTTCTTCGACGATCACCCGGATCTCCGCTACCCGGGGGAGGAAGAAGGAACACTGCACCAGTCCGCCAGCATCCCGATCACGGCACACGGGAGAGTGATCGGGGCGCTGAATGTGGTCTCCGGGAACGGCAACCAGTTCACCGACGCCGACCGGTCGCTCCTTACGGCCATCGGGAGAGAGATCGGCACCTCCGTCGAGCGCACCCTGCTGATCCGGCAGCTTGAGACAGCCGAACAGGAGGCGAATCTCTACCTCGACATTCTCAGCCACGATATCAGGAACGCCGAGAACGTCTCGGGCCTCTACACCGATCTCCTCGTCGACATGCTCGAAGGGGAAGGAAGAGACTACGCACAGAAACTCCAGAACAGTATCCGCAAAAGCGTCGAAATCCTGCGGAACGTCTCGACCATCCGCCGGATCCACAAGGAATCGGCCGTGCTCGCGCCGGTAGACCTCGAAGGGGTCATCCGGAACGAGATCGGGATCTTCTCCGGAAGCCGGATCCATTACGGCGGCACGAACCTCTCGGTCATGGCCGACGCGCTCCTCCCCGAAGTCTTCACGAACCTCATCGGCAACAGCATCAAGTTCGGGGGGCCGGAGGTCGAGATCACCATCCGCGTGGAAGAGAGCGACGGCGAGGTCCGGGTATCGGTCGAGGATACCGGGCCGGGGATTCCCGATGGGATGAAAGATGCCGTATTCATGCGGTTCGGGCAGAGCCGGAGCCGCAAAAGCGGCCAGGGTCTCGGGCTCTACATCACCCGGATGCTTGTATCGCGCTACGGCGGCCGTATCCGGGTCGGCGACCGGGTGCCGGGTCGGCCGGAGTGCGGCGCGGCGTTCCGATTCACCCTGAAGAAGGCCTGA
- a CDS encoding flavodoxin family protein, whose amino-acid sequence MPKTVIALLGSPILDGNTARLLDEAIRGVEEEGVRVEKIEVAQMDILPCMEFFQCKGSENCLIEDEMTEIFRKFREMDGLIVATPVMTMGVPGRLKSFIDRFQVFYMAKYHRGNSFISPERRKKRKMLFISIAGMNIPNVFDGVRMTMQAFGEIIDCPLWAEVLQNDMDTVQDITTRPEVMEAAYRKGRELGRLLQ is encoded by the coding sequence ATGCCTAAGACGGTTATCGCACTGCTCGGGAGCCCGATCCTCGACGGGAACACCGCCCGCCTCCTCGACGAGGCCATCCGGGGCGTAGAGGAGGAGGGGGTCCGGGTCGAGAAGATCGAGGTCGCGCAGATGGACATCCTGCCCTGCATGGAGTTCTTCCAGTGCAAAGGGAGCGAGAACTGCCTGATCGAGGACGAGATGACGGAGATCTTCCGGAAGTTCCGGGAGATGGACGGCCTGATCGTGGCGACCCCGGTGATGACGATGGGTGTTCCCGGGAGGCTCAAGTCGTTCATCGATCGGTTCCAGGTCTTTTATATGGCGAAGTATCACCGGGGCAACTCATTTATCTCTCCTGAACGCCGGAAAAAACGGAAGATGCTTTTTATATCGATCGCGGGGATGAATATCCCGAACGTCTTTGACGGGGTCAGGATGACCATGCAGGCGTTCGGGGAGATCATCGACTGCCCCCTCTGGGCCGAGGTGCTCCAGAACGACATGGACACCGTCCAGGATATCACTACGCGGCCGGAGGTGATGGAAGCGGCGTACCGGAAGGGCCGCGAACTCGGGCGGCTCTTACAATGA
- a CDS encoding carboxymuconolactone decarboxylase family protein: MEEKKLEEKIGKIPVIFKELKETDPDLYGKVMGLDQVIWADGALSRQTKKVIAIAIAAALRDGHAVRAQMAGAANLGVSKEEIEEGLRVAFLLAGMPAYVHGKTALEEYLGNRPKK, from the coding sequence ATGGAAGAGAAGAAACTCGAAGAGAAGATCGGGAAGATCCCCGTGATCTTCAAGGAACTCAAAGAGACCGACCCCGACCTCTACGGAAAGGTCATGGGGCTCGATCAGGTGATCTGGGCCGACGGCGCCCTCTCCAGGCAGACGAAGAAGGTCATCGCGATCGCGATCGCCGCGGCGCTCCGGGACGGGCACGCCGTCCGGGCGCAGATGGCCGGTGCCGCGAATCTTGGCGTATCGAAGGAAGAGATCGAGGAAGGACTCAGGGTTGCGTTCCTGCTCGCGGGGATGCCGGCCTACGTCCACGGCAAGACCGCCCTCGAAGAATATCTGGGCAACCGCCCGAAGAAGTGA
- a CDS encoding zinc ribbon-containing protein — translation MVEPGSSKTAKAGEKPGPGRYICIDCGREIRIDSTDADLVKCPTCACEMYNCFPMTHIRPDIKTPEDVMNPPKRKK, via the coding sequence GTGGTCGAACCAGGATCCAGCAAAACGGCGAAGGCAGGAGAGAAACCGGGCCCGGGCCGCTACATCTGTATCGACTGCGGGCGGGAAATCCGCATCGACAGCACCGATGCAGACCTCGTTAAGTGCCCGACCTGTGCCTGCGAAATGTATAACTGTTTTCCGATGACCCACATCAGACCGGACATCAAGACCCCGGAAGACGTCATGAACCCCCCGAAGAGGAAGAAGTGA
- a CDS encoding FAD-dependent oxidoreductase, translated as MAGVKVYTTENCPYCRMVQAFLRKHDVEFEIVDVGKDREAAREMIAISGQRGVPVTVFGDEVVVGFDAKRLRELFGTPPEEIVHDAVIVGAGPAGLTSAVYCARKLMKTVVIAENVGGQAAWSWTIENYMGFSTISGEELVRKFEEQVRGFQVRLELESVGDVRKENETFLVRTASGTVYRSRTLILAPGKEPRRLGIPGEDRLMGKGVSICAICDAPLYRGKPVAVVGGGNAALQTAIEMTKFASSVALIVRRSLRCDEVYIDRAEEAGIRILSRHEVTALHGDAGLTGITIRDSETGEETDLDVEGLFLAIGLAPNTGFLKDLVALNEQGEIVIDENGHTSVPGVFAAGDATCVKAKQIIVAAGDGAKAALSAHEYFEELTGRPTEERAVCT; from the coding sequence ATGGCAGGCGTTAAGGTCTACACGACGGAGAACTGCCCGTACTGCCGGATGGTTCAGGCGTTCCTCCGGAAACACGACGTCGAGTTTGAGATCGTCGACGTCGGGAAGGATCGCGAGGCAGCCCGGGAGATGATCGCGATCTCGGGGCAGCGGGGGGTGCCGGTCACGGTCTTTGGCGACGAGGTGGTCGTCGGGTTTGATGCAAAGCGGCTCCGCGAGCTCTTTGGGACGCCGCCGGAGGAGATCGTCCACGACGCGGTCATTGTGGGCGCCGGTCCGGCAGGGCTGACGTCAGCGGTCTATTGCGCCCGGAAACTCATGAAGACCGTCGTCATAGCGGAGAACGTCGGCGGTCAGGCGGCCTGGAGCTGGACCATCGAGAACTATATGGGATTTTCGACGATCTCGGGCGAGGAACTGGTCCGGAAGTTCGAGGAGCAGGTCCGGGGGTTCCAGGTCCGTCTCGAGCTCGAGAGCGTCGGGGATGTCCGCAAGGAGAATGAGACGTTCCTCGTCCGGACGGCCTCGGGAACCGTCTACCGTTCCCGGACGCTCATCCTCGCCCCGGGCAAGGAGCCCCGGAGACTGGGGATCCCGGGTGAGGACCGGCTGATGGGGAAGGGCGTCTCGATCTGCGCCATCTGCGACGCCCCGCTCTATCGTGGCAAACCGGTAGCCGTCGTCGGCGGGGGGAACGCAGCGCTCCAGACCGCGATCGAGATGACGAAGTTCGCGAGTTCGGTGGCCCTGATCGTCCGGCGATCCCTCCGCTGCGACGAGGTCTACATCGACCGGGCGGAAGAGGCGGGGATACGGATCCTCTCCCGCCACGAGGTGACGGCGCTCCACGGGGACGCGGGCCTGACCGGGATCACGATCCGCGACAGCGAGACCGGTGAGGAGACGGACCTCGATGTGGAGGGGCTCTTCCTCGCGATCGGGCTTGCGCCGAATACGGGTTTCCTCAAGGATCTCGTGGCGCTGAACGAGCAGGGTGAGATCGTCATCGACGAGAACGGCCATACGAGCGTTCCCGGGGTCTTCGCGGCCGGGGACGCGACCTGCGTCAAGGCCAAACAGATCATCGTCGCCGCCGGCGACGGGGCGAAGGCGGCGCTCTCGGCGCACGAGTACTTCGAGGAACTCACGGGCAGGCCGACCGAGGAGCGGGCCGTCTGCACGTGA
- a CDS encoding rubrerythrin family protein codes for MPTDENAQNAYAGESQANRKYSVFAEKAAAEGYPAVAKLFRAASEAEAVHAKRLLFILNAVGSTEENLKSAMEGENYEFMEMYPPFVAEAKKERKNEASIVFTHAMKAEEVHANLYLQALEAVREGKDLDADKVFLCPVCGNLEIGAAPEKCPICGVPARMFREVQ; via the coding sequence ATGCCGACAGATGAGAACGCTCAGAATGCGTATGCCGGGGAGTCCCAGGCGAACAGAAAGTACTCGGTCTTTGCAGAGAAGGCAGCCGCCGAGGGGTATCCCGCGGTGGCAAAACTCTTCCGTGCGGCAAGCGAAGCGGAGGCCGTCCACGCGAAACGCCTTCTCTTCATCCTGAACGCCGTCGGGAGCACTGAAGAGAACCTGAAAAGCGCGATGGAGGGCGAGAACTATGAGTTCATGGAGATGTACCCCCCGTTCGTCGCCGAGGCGAAGAAGGAGCGCAAAAACGAGGCATCGATCGTCTTCACCCATGCGATGAAGGCGGAAGAGGTGCACGCGAACCTCTACCTCCAGGCGCTCGAGGCCGTCCGGGAAGGCAAAGACCTCGATGCGGATAAGGTCTTCCTCTGCCCGGTCTGCGGCAACCTCGAGATCGGGGCGGCGCCGGAGAAATGCCCGATCTGCGGGGTTCCGGCGCGGATGTTCCGCGAAGTCCAATAA
- the mntA gene encoding type VII toxin-antitoxin system MntA family adenylyltransferase antitoxin: protein MRPRNLSPEEKQGLRALLAARLGEKKEILFAYVYGSFVQGPFRDIDIAVFLADGSTGSSDPLRYELALEQELEEVTGVPIDVRVLTTAPLSFAFTVLRTGEILVSRDEEARCEFVCRILTEYHDFSHHRERYRREALGLLR from the coding sequence ATGAGACCCCGGAACCTCTCCCCGGAAGAGAAACAGGGCCTCCGTGCCCTCCTCGCCGCTCGACTGGGGGAGAAGAAGGAGATCCTCTTCGCGTACGTGTACGGCTCCTTTGTGCAGGGTCCCTTCCGCGATATCGATATCGCTGTCTTCCTCGCGGACGGCAGCACCGGGTCGTCCGACCCGCTTCGGTACGAGCTGGCGCTTGAACAGGAACTGGAGGAGGTTACCGGGGTGCCTATAGATGTACGGGTGCTCACCACGGCGCCGCTTTCGTTCGCGTTCACGGTTCTCCGTACCGGGGAAATCCTGGTATCCCGCGATGAGGAGGCGCGCTGCGAGTTTGTCTGCAGGATTCTTACTGAGTATCACGATTTCTCCCATCACCGGGAGCGTTACAGGAGGGAGGCTCTTGGTCTCCTACGATGA